A section of the Aminiphilus circumscriptus DSM 16581 genome encodes:
- a CDS encoding nitroreductase family protein has protein sequence MAFLDLVRRRGSVRAYAPDPVPREILDRCVEAARLAPSACNSQPWTFLLVDDPERRRCLAEAAFDGVYRMNSFAAQAPVLVAVLTERSRFAALLGGFFRGVQYSLLDVGIAVEHFVLQAAEEGLGTCWLGWFDERGVKRALDLPAGARVDVLLSVGFPLSAEGAKPRASRKPLEEMRRYC, from the coding sequence ATGGCGTTTCTCGATCTTGTGCGACGTCGCGGGAGCGTTCGGGCCTACGCGCCCGATCCGGTTCCGCGGGAGATACTCGACCGATGCGTGGAGGCGGCGCGTCTCGCGCCGAGCGCCTGTAATTCGCAGCCCTGGACCTTTCTTTTGGTGGATGACCCGGAGCGCCGGAGGTGTCTTGCCGAGGCCGCCTTCGACGGGGTCTACCGCATGAACTCCTTCGCAGCCCAGGCTCCGGTGCTCGTGGCGGTGCTCACCGAGCGCTCTCGTTTTGCCGCTCTACTGGGGGGATTCTTCCGAGGGGTTCAGTACAGTCTTCTCGATGTGGGCATCGCAGTGGAGCATTTCGTGCTCCAGGCCGCGGAGGAGGGGCTGGGTACCTGTTGGCTCGGATGGTTCGACGAAAGAGGCGTCAAGCGCGCGCTCGACCTTCCCGCCGGGGCGAGGGTGGACGTGTTGCTTTCCGTGGGATTTCCCCTTTCCGCCGAGGGGGCGAAGCCCCGGGCCTCCCGAAAGCCCCTGGAGGAGATGCGGCGCTATTGCTGA
- a CDS encoding four-carbon acid sugar kinase family protein gives MSSRYVVLADDFTGACDTALQFLRSRNDLPRILLDPENLLGIAGASNVLVVDTETRNLPAEEAFSRIAALAAELHRFVGTTIFYLKTDSTLRGNTAVEVEALQRGLGLSTVVFAPAFPKMGRTVKNAILSVEGIPVSQTAMARDPLKPVTTSDISLLLCGTGACSPRHVRLEELRGGFLLPPRGARCGNLREEGCYTFDAETDEDLRRLVRAVTASVAPETVLWAGSAGLAEALVRRDLPVLAVVGSVHPRSIEQVKQVLNSGTAMGYIPDMSAFLQNAPGALEGAVETVSPLLLQGKNVLIASSRPEDPSSTTHRGNDAIRIATFLGDLACALARRHRLGGLFLSGGDVAAKILKRLSVVETVVTEEIEPGIPLLRVQGGDLNGLPLVTKAGAFGTPRSIVAAILRLRG, from the coding sequence ATGTCCTCTCGTTACGTCGTCCTCGCGGACGACTTCACCGGCGCCTGCGACACGGCCCTACAGTTCCTCCGTTCCCGCAATGACCTCCCCAGGATTCTTCTCGACCCGGAAAACCTCCTGGGGATCGCAGGAGCCTCGAACGTTCTAGTGGTGGACACGGAAACGCGGAACCTGCCCGCGGAGGAGGCCTTTTCCAGAATCGCCGCCCTTGCCGCGGAGCTGCATCGTTTCGTCGGCACCACCATCTTCTATCTGAAGACGGATTCCACGCTCCGGGGCAACACGGCGGTCGAGGTCGAGGCGCTACAGCGGGGTCTCGGACTTTCAACGGTGGTCTTCGCTCCGGCGTTCCCCAAGATGGGACGCACTGTGAAGAATGCGATTCTCTCCGTGGAGGGAATCCCAGTCTCCCAGACGGCCATGGCCAGAGATCCCCTCAAGCCCGTGACAACCTCGGACATTTCCCTGCTCCTTTGCGGAACGGGAGCGTGCTCTCCCCGCCACGTCCGCCTGGAGGAACTCCGGGGCGGATTTCTTCTTCCGCCTCGGGGAGCACGATGCGGGAATCTGCGGGAAGAAGGGTGCTACACCTTCGATGCCGAGACCGACGAGGACTTGCGGCGTCTCGTCCGGGCGGTGACCGCCTCCGTCGCTCCAGAGACGGTGCTGTGGGCAGGTTCCGCCGGCCTGGCGGAAGCCCTCGTCAGGCGAGACCTCCCTGTTCTGGCCGTGGTGGGAAGCGTTCACCCAAGGAGCATCGAACAGGTGAAACAGGTTCTGAACAGCGGTACCGCAATGGGCTACATTCCCGACATGAGCGCCTTTCTCCAAAATGCTCCGGGAGCCCTGGAAGGGGCCGTCGAGACCGTGAGTCCCCTGCTCCTCCAGGGTAAAAACGTTCTCATCGCCAGCTCGCGCCCGGAGGATCCCTCTTCGACAACCCACCGCGGCAACGACGCCATCCGCATCGCCACCTTTCTCGGCGATCTCGCGTGCGCCCTGGCCCGGCGCCACCGGCTGGGCGGCCTCTTTCTCTCCGGCGGCGACGTGGCGGCAAAGATTCTCAAGCGGCTTTCCGTGGTTGAAACGGTAGTGACCGAGGAGATCGAGCCGGGCATCCCCCTGCTCCGCGTCCAGGGTGGCGACCTGAACGGCCTTCCTCTCGTCACCAAGGCGGGGGCCTTCGGGACCCCTCGAAGCATCGTCGCGGCCATTCTCCGCCTGCGCGGCTGA
- the pdxA gene encoding 4-hydroxythreonine-4-phosphate dehydrogenase PdxA, which produces MKPKVAITLGDPSGAGPEIALMVIEEGRFEETCRPILVGDALVVEKVKPIVGSTRKLHILEDPDDYAPGCINLVECGSLKEDYSFAKIQASCGEAAYAYVKRAIELALADKVDATVTGPLHKEALNLAGHDYAGHTEIFTDLTRSRGTAMLLVGGPLRVIHVSTHVSLREACDRVTKERVLHVIRLADGAMRGLDIENPRIAVLGLNPHSGEHGLFGTEETDHIVPAIEAALDEGFDVTGPLPPDTAFLHCKNGRYDIAVVMYHDQGHIPLKLLDFMGGVNITVGLPIIRTSVDHGTVFGKAGKGTADPTSLRTAIEFAVRFARHRIAGRHGAA; this is translated from the coding sequence ATGAAGCCGAAAGTGGCAATAACTCTTGGAGATCCTTCCGGAGCGGGTCCCGAAATCGCTCTCATGGTCATCGAGGAAGGGCGTTTCGAGGAGACCTGTCGCCCCATTCTCGTGGGCGACGCACTGGTGGTGGAAAAGGTAAAGCCCATCGTGGGCTCCACGAGGAAACTTCACATTCTGGAGGATCCCGACGACTACGCTCCCGGATGCATCAATCTGGTGGAGTGCGGTTCCCTGAAAGAGGACTACTCCTTCGCGAAAATTCAGGCTTCCTGCGGCGAAGCCGCCTACGCCTACGTGAAGCGCGCCATCGAACTGGCACTGGCGGACAAGGTGGACGCCACGGTGACGGGACCGCTGCACAAGGAAGCCCTCAACCTGGCAGGACACGACTACGCGGGACACACGGAGATCTTTACGGATCTCACCAGGTCCAGGGGAACCGCCATGCTTCTCGTGGGAGGACCGCTCCGGGTGATTCACGTGAGCACTCACGTCTCTCTCCGCGAAGCCTGCGACCGGGTGACGAAGGAACGAGTCCTCCACGTGATCCGTCTCGCCGACGGCGCCATGCGCGGGCTGGACATCGAAAACCCCCGCATCGCCGTGCTCGGCCTCAATCCCCACTCGGGCGAACACGGTCTCTTCGGCACGGAGGAAACGGATCACATTGTCCCCGCCATCGAGGCCGCCCTTGACGAGGGGTTTGACGTGACCGGCCCCCTTCCGCCGGATACGGCGTTCCTTCATTGCAAAAACGGCAGGTACGACATTGCGGTGGTCATGTACCATGATCAGGGACACATCCCGCTCAAACTGCTCGATTTCATGGGAGGCGTGAACATCACCGTGGGACTGCCCATCATCCGCACCTCCGTGGACCACGGAACGGTCTTCGGCAAGGCCGGAAAGGGAACCGCGGATCCCACGAGCCTTCGCACGGCCATCGAGTTCGCCGTGCGGTTCGCCCGACACCGCATCGCCGGTCGACACGGCGCCGCCTGA
- a CDS encoding lactate racemase domain-containing protein — protein sequence MSAIDTLLAPIPLPRVVKVRQIFPRPRIDDVEAILTAKLRESGTLQAIRPGQTVAVTAGSRGVTNLALMLKVLVREIRAAGGEPFLFPAMGSHGGATAEGQTHLLAKMGITEESVGAPIRATMETVQLGTSDTGCPVYLDKYADEADAIVIVNRVKPHPAFRGSYESGLMKMVTIGMGKQRGADHAHRLGFGEMAANIPSVARVTLAKKNVLCAVGVVENAFHETALLEVLPKDRIELREPELLQEAWKLYPRIFFDELDVLVIDEIGKDICGTGFDTNIVGRYHTPYASGGPRITRVAVLDITDKSGGNGNGLGILDLTTIRAYRKFDFEQTYPNALTSTVPMSVKIPMVLRNDRQAIQAAVKMSNVADRDAVRLVRIKNTVSLEEIAISENLIPYAEAHPNLEVLGEPRELPFNEEGNLF from the coding sequence ATGTCGGCCATCGACACTCTGTTGGCACCCATACCGCTTCCTCGAGTCGTGAAGGTGCGCCAGATCTTTCCCCGACCGCGGATAGACGATGTGGAGGCGATACTCACCGCGAAACTCCGAGAGAGCGGAACCCTGCAGGCGATCCGCCCGGGACAGACCGTGGCGGTCACCGCGGGAAGCCGTGGCGTGACGAACCTGGCGCTCATGCTCAAGGTGCTCGTGCGGGAGATCCGCGCCGCGGGGGGAGAGCCGTTTCTCTTCCCCGCCATGGGGAGCCACGGCGGCGCCACCGCCGAGGGACAGACTCATCTCCTCGCCAAGATGGGTATCACCGAGGAGTCCGTGGGAGCCCCTATCCGGGCCACCATGGAGACGGTCCAGCTCGGCACGTCCGACACGGGATGCCCCGTCTACCTCGATAAATACGCCGACGAAGCGGACGCCATCGTGATCGTCAACCGCGTCAAACCTCACCCTGCTTTTCGGGGCTCCTACGAGAGCGGCCTCATGAAGATGGTCACCATCGGCATGGGAAAACAGCGTGGCGCGGATCACGCACATCGCCTCGGTTTCGGCGAAATGGCGGCGAACATTCCCTCCGTCGCACGGGTGACGCTGGCCAAGAAGAACGTTCTCTGCGCCGTCGGCGTCGTGGAGAATGCCTTCCACGAGACGGCGCTTCTGGAGGTTCTTCCCAAGGATCGCATCGAACTTCGCGAGCCTGAGCTGCTGCAGGAGGCCTGGAAACTCTATCCACGAATTTTCTTCGACGAGCTGGACGTGCTGGTCATCGACGAGATCGGCAAGGACATCTGCGGCACCGGCTTCGACACGAACATCGTCGGGCGTTACCACACCCCCTACGCATCGGGGGGACCCAGGATCACTCGTGTGGCGGTGCTGGACATCACCGATAAATCCGGCGGCAACGGAAATGGTCTGGGCATTCTGGACCTCACCACCATTCGGGCCTACCGAAAGTTCGACTTCGAACAGACCTATCCAAACGCCCTGACCTCCACGGTACCCATGAGCGTCAAGATTCCCATGGTTCTCAGAAACGACCGCCAGGCCATCCAGGCGGCAGTGAAGATGAGCAACGTTGCCGATCGTGACGCCGTCCGTCTCGTGCGCATCAAAAACACGGTGAGCCTGGAGGAGATAGCGATCTCCGAAAACCTCATCCCCTATGCGGAAGCACATCCGAACCTGGAAGTTCTGGGCGAACCTCGGGAGTTGCCCTTCAACGAGGAGGGCAATCTCTTCTGA
- a CDS encoding zinc-dependent alcohol dehydrogenase → MEKTMLGLVTYPNGDVRLEEVPVPKLGENPYAPHDVLLEVEYCGICGSDIHKWTASEAEKAAVLHPPRKVVQGHEIVARVIATGPEVTRVKSGDRVVCEIVTFYCGHCPACLEGRFNICNTLRPMDGRAHYVTGGGFAKYTVWPEFQLHVLPDNVDSKSAVLLEPTAGSIHSIISRMGVRAGESVAILGPGARGILLMQVCKAIGAGPIFMSGLDRDADFRLVMAKKLGADVVINVDKEDIRKRIAELTGGIGVDVVLENTGSVEPIAESLDIVRKGGKVLWAGGGIRGGITAPVDTHKIIVKEIDVKGEISQIPYDWKTAIHLVGTGDVVLDPLVTHAFPLSQWEDGFNLAATSHDCLRVALKP, encoded by the coding sequence ATGGAGAAAACGATGCTCGGACTTGTGACCTATCCGAACGGGGATGTGCGACTTGAGGAAGTCCCCGTACCGAAGCTGGGAGAGAACCCCTACGCCCCCCACGACGTGCTGCTCGAAGTGGAATACTGCGGAATCTGCGGCAGCGACATTCACAAATGGACCGCCAGCGAGGCGGAGAAGGCCGCCGTTCTGCACCCGCCCCGCAAGGTGGTGCAAGGGCACGAGATCGTGGCCAGGGTCATCGCGACCGGTCCAGAAGTCACCCGCGTGAAGTCCGGAGACCGCGTGGTCTGTGAGATCGTCACTTTCTACTGCGGCCACTGTCCCGCCTGTCTCGAAGGGCGCTTCAACATCTGCAACACTTTGCGCCCCATGGACGGACGTGCCCACTACGTCACGGGCGGCGGCTTCGCCAAGTACACTGTGTGGCCCGAGTTCCAGCTCCATGTCCTGCCCGACAACGTGGATTCCAAGAGCGCCGTGCTGCTCGAACCCACGGCGGGATCGATACACAGCATCATCAGCCGCATGGGTGTCCGGGCAGGAGAGTCCGTGGCCATTCTCGGTCCCGGCGCACGGGGGATCCTGCTCATGCAGGTCTGCAAGGCCATCGGTGCCGGCCCCATCTTCATGAGCGGCCTCGACCGCGACGCGGATTTCCGGCTCGTCATGGCGAAAAAGCTCGGTGCCGACGTGGTGATCAATGTGGACAAAGAGGACATTCGAAAGCGCATCGCCGAACTGACCGGCGGCATCGGCGTGGATGTGGTCCTCGAGAACACCGGTTCCGTGGAGCCCATCGCGGAATCCCTCGACATCGTCCGCAAGGGTGGCAAGGTTCTCTGGGCGGGCGGCGGCATTCGGGGAGGCATCACGGCTCCCGTGGACACCCACAAAATCATCGTCAAGGAAATCGACGTGAAGGGCGAAATCTCCCAGATTCCCTACGACTGGAAGACCGCCATCCATCTCGTTGGCACCGGCGACGTGGTTCTCGACCCCCTCGTGACGCACGCCTTCCCCTTGTCCCAGTGGGAGGACGGATTCAACCTCGCCGCGACGAGTCACGACTGTCTCCGGGTAGCTCTGAAACCCTGA
- a CDS encoding tripartite tricarboxylate transporter permease, protein MILENILLGFTSVLAPANLLAVAFGTGLGLLVGAMPGLSATMAIALLVPVTFVLRPETGISMLAAIYMGAMYGGSIAAILVRTPGTPSAAATVLDGYPMAQRGEAGRALGISLTASFVGGTVSSLFLLTIAPILGRVALMFGPVELFAVAVLGMTIIASLSQGSTVKGLLAGMLGLLFSTVGMDSITGIPRFTLGNINLFSGIPFTVALIGLFSIPQALRLVESDEVVTERVNSIKDRILRPWKEIRPLIPTFIRSGLIGVFTGIIPGTGGDTACWFAYNEAKRFSKDKESFGKGNPYGIAAPEAANNAVVGGALIPTISLGIPGSSATAILLGGLMIHGIMPGPTLMTEYAGVTYTLLWAILLSNFFMFAEGLLFTKACIFVTRISNRVLSVAIVVLCVIGAFAINNNLFEVGLMFAFGILGYFMDKLKIPVAPLVVGLILGRMLDVSLHQSLLISQGSWTVFLTNPISATLLFLALLSLVQSTPMYERWRASRKKDPSGTSPV, encoded by the coding sequence ATGATTCTCGAAAACATTCTTCTCGGCTTCACTTCCGTTCTGGCTCCGGCGAATCTCCTCGCCGTCGCCTTCGGAACCGGTCTCGGCCTCCTGGTGGGGGCCATGCCGGGACTCTCCGCCACCATGGCCATCGCCCTCCTGGTGCCCGTCACCTTCGTGCTCCGCCCGGAAACGGGCATCAGTATGCTCGCCGCCATCTACATGGGGGCCATGTACGGCGGCTCCATCGCGGCCATCCTGGTGCGGACCCCGGGAACACCCTCCGCGGCGGCCACGGTACTCGACGGATATCCCATGGCCCAGCGCGGCGAGGCAGGACGCGCTCTGGGAATTTCCCTCACCGCCTCCTTCGTTGGCGGCACGGTGAGCAGCCTCTTTCTCCTCACCATCGCTCCCATTCTCGGGCGCGTCGCCCTCATGTTCGGGCCGGTGGAACTCTTCGCCGTGGCGGTGCTGGGCATGACCATCATCGCTTCTCTCTCTCAGGGATCTACCGTCAAGGGATTGCTCGCGGGCATGCTCGGGCTTCTCTTCTCCACGGTAGGCATGGATTCCATCACGGGTATTCCCCGGTTCACCCTGGGAAACATCAACCTCTTCTCGGGCATTCCCTTCACGGTGGCTCTCATCGGCCTCTTCTCCATTCCCCAGGCCCTGCGGCTCGTCGAAAGCGATGAGGTGGTGACGGAGCGGGTGAACTCCATCAAGGACCGCATCCTTCGCCCCTGGAAAGAGATCCGTCCCCTCATTCCCACCTTCATTCGCTCGGGACTCATCGGCGTCTTCACGGGCATCATTCCCGGCACGGGCGGCGACACGGCCTGCTGGTTCGCCTACAACGAGGCGAAACGGTTCTCCAAGGACAAGGAATCCTTCGGCAAGGGAAACCCCTACGGCATCGCCGCTCCCGAAGCGGCCAACAACGCCGTGGTGGGTGGAGCGCTCATTCCCACCATCTCTCTGGGCATTCCCGGCAGTTCCGCCACGGCCATCCTTCTCGGAGGGCTCATGATCCACGGCATCATGCCCGGCCCCACCCTGATGACGGAATACGCGGGCGTGACCTATACACTCCTCTGGGCGATCCTCCTGTCCAATTTCTTCATGTTCGCGGAGGGATTGCTCTTCACCAAGGCATGCATCTTCGTCACTCGCATCAGCAACAGGGTGCTGTCCGTGGCCATCGTGGTCCTCTGCGTCATCGGGGCCTTCGCCATCAACAACAATCTCTTCGAAGTGGGGCTCATGTTCGCCTTCGGCATCCTGGGCTACTTCATGGACAAACTAAAAATTCCCGTGGCCCCCCTCGTGGTGGGGCTGATCCTGGGCAGAATGCTCGACGTGAGCCTGCACCAGTCCCTGCTCATCAGCCAGGGATCGTGGACGGTTTTTCTCACGAATCCCATTTCGGCCACACTGCTGTTTCTCGCCCTTCTCTCGCTCGTTCAGTCCACACCCATGTACGAACGCTGGAGGGCCTCGCGGAAGAAGGACCCATCGGGCACATCGCCCGTATGA
- a CDS encoding tripartite tricarboxylate transporter TctB family protein, producing MRQVLDHSLFALATTGLGAYFFVKASSMPASAGLFPKLVSILVFILSGAMVLMAIREQRQSTAGNNEEREPASPEKRINKGTVVAYVVAIITYIYAIPRIGYFVATPLFMILGYVFLRAMGLVRAILVGVGFSIFIYFLFVWFLKLPIPMGCLESLLGS from the coding sequence TTGAGACAGGTTCTCGATCATAGCCTTTTCGCGTTGGCCACCACCGGCCTCGGGGCCTATTTCTTCGTCAAGGCATCCTCAATGCCCGCCTCGGCGGGCCTCTTTCCAAAGCTCGTGTCCATTCTCGTCTTCATCCTCTCCGGCGCCATGGTCCTTATGGCCATCAGGGAACAACGACAGTCCACCGCCGGAAACAACGAAGAAAGAGAACCCGCTTCCCCGGAGAAGCGAATCAATAAAGGAACCGTCGTCGCCTACGTCGTTGCAATCATTACCTACATCTACGCCATTCCACGCATCGGCTATTTCGTCGCCACACCGCTCTTCATGATTCTCGGCTACGTCTTTCTACGCGCCATGGGCCTCGTCAGGGCGATCCTGGTGGGAGTCGGGTTCTCGATCTTCATTTATTTCCTTTTCGTGTGGTTCCTGAAGCTCCCCATTCCCATGGGTTGCCTGGAATCTCTTCTGGGAAGCTAG
- a CDS encoding Bug family tripartite tricarboxylate transporter substrate binding protein, translated as MRKSKWVVGILAVVLFALLGQAAFAAYPEKQITVLQGFKPGGGSDTLAQLTQPYLEKVLGQSFINQYIPGATGAIAWTQLAKTAKKDGYTLSITNTPMLQTNYIMNPEITYTIAELEPIANVITDPGIVVVAKDSPYQTMEEFMNAAKENPGKITVGNSGVGGDDFFTTLIVEKATGLKFQMVPFEGDGPSWQAAMGGKINASFNNLGITYPQIKAGNLRALVIFAEKRVDMLPDVPTMKELGYDVVSGSSRGYSAPKGIPAEARDTLIEAFKKMAEMPEFVKACNDRASIIDMKYGDEYAAMLAEQETAFKAIWNEVKEQYQGK; from the coding sequence ATGAGAAAATCCAAGTGGGTAGTGGGAATCCTGGCGGTTGTTCTGTTCGCATTGTTGGGACAGGCAGCGTTCGCGGCGTATCCGGAGAAGCAGATCACGGTTCTTCAGGGCTTCAAGCCCGGCGGCGGCAGCGACACTCTTGCGCAGCTCACGCAACCCTATCTGGAAAAGGTCCTCGGTCAATCCTTCATCAACCAGTACATTCCCGGAGCCACCGGCGCCATCGCATGGACACAGCTCGCGAAGACCGCCAAGAAGGACGGGTACACCCTGAGCATCACCAACACTCCGATGCTCCAGACGAACTACATCATGAACCCCGAGATCACCTACACCATCGCCGAACTCGAGCCCATCGCGAATGTCATCACCGATCCCGGAATCGTGGTGGTGGCAAAGGACAGCCCCTACCAGACCATGGAAGAATTCATGAATGCCGCAAAAGAGAACCCCGGAAAGATCACCGTGGGCAATTCCGGTGTGGGCGGCGACGATTTCTTCACCACCCTCATCGTGGAGAAGGCCACGGGACTGAAGTTCCAGATGGTTCCCTTCGAAGGGGACGGCCCTTCCTGGCAGGCCGCGATGGGCGGCAAGATCAACGCCAGTTTCAACAATCTCGGCATCACCTATCCGCAGATCAAAGCGGGCAACCTCCGCGCTCTGGTGATCTTCGCGGAGAAGCGCGTGGACATGCTGCCCGACGTGCCAACCATGAAGGAACTCGGCTACGATGTCGTCTCCGGTTCGTCCCGTGGCTACAGCGCTCCCAAGGGCATTCCCGCCGAAGCCCGGGACACGCTTATCGAGGCATTCAAGAAGATGGCGGAGATGCCTGAATTCGTGAAGGCCTGCAACGACCGAGCCTCCATCATCGACATGAAGTACGGCGACGAATACGCCGCCATGCTCGCGGAGCAGGAAACGGCCTTCAAGGCTATCTGGAATGAAGTGAAGGAACAGTACCAGGGGAAATAG
- a CDS encoding ABC transporter ATP-binding protein, with product MSYRLENLFAGYRARPVLRNLSGEIKPGRITALLGPNGSGKSTLLGCLAGLLPHEGNLFLRDIPKKKETGQAAPPPSEHRVRKLSRRELGLRIGFVPQDPLLRYPFAVYEVILLGRLPHVRSLAGYAEEDRRMAASAASRLGLGDLLSRSVAELSGGERQRVAVAQILAQNPQVLLLDEPSSSLDPRHGAELFALLRETALEGRTVVASVHDVNLAARWCDDVWVLLDGELLAAGSVTAVLREDLLRKAYGVSFARYAGEDGVVWHPRL from the coding sequence GTGAGCTACCGTCTGGAAAACCTCTTCGCCGGCTACAGGGCACGTCCAGTGCTCCGAAACCTCTCGGGAGAGATCAAGCCAGGACGCATCACCGCGCTTCTCGGTCCCAACGGCAGCGGCAAAAGCACGCTTCTCGGCTGCCTCGCGGGCCTCCTCCCCCACGAGGGCAACCTCTTTCTCCGGGACATTCCGAAAAAGAAAGAGACCGGTCAAGCCGCCCCACCTCCTTCGGAACATCGCGTCCGCAAGCTCTCCAGAAGGGAACTCGGACTCCGCATCGGCTTCGTTCCCCAGGACCCCCTGCTGCGCTATCCCTTCGCGGTGTACGAGGTCATCCTCCTCGGGCGCCTTCCTCATGTGCGCTCTCTTGCGGGATATGCGGAAGAGGACCGCCGAATGGCCGCATCGGCGGCATCCCGCCTCGGCCTTGGAGACCTTCTCTCCCGAAGCGTGGCGGAACTCTCCGGCGGAGAACGACAGCGCGTGGCCGTCGCGCAGATTCTCGCCCAGAATCCGCAAGTGCTCCTCCTGGACGAGCCATCGTCCTCTCTCGATCCCCGCCACGGAGCGGAACTCTTCGCGCTTCTCCGGGAGACCGCCCTGGAGGGGCGAACGGTCGTCGCCTCCGTGCACGACGTCAACCTCGCCGCCCGCTGGTGCGACGATGTCTGGGTCCTGTTGGACGGCGAACTCCTCGCCGCCGGTTCCGTGACAGCGGTACTCCGGGAGGATCTCCTCCGAAAAGCCTACGGCGTCTCCTTCGCCCGTTACGCCGGCGAAGACGGCGTCGTCTGGCATCCCCGGCTCTGA
- a CDS encoding FecCD family ABC transporter permease → MPLSESATGTSTGPEHSQGGSLSAGDDTLSRMTALEASRRRRALQLGALLLVGLLLVGTWRLLAGPMDVPPGAVLSLLNPFADVTTLPQQQALVVRTVRLPRLLAATASGAALSVSGVVLQALLGNPLAEPYTLGIAAGAALGASLGIFLGGIWVPAAAFCGAALALSLAFTLAWRSGGNSPVHLVLAGIVVSAILSAGVTLLKAISEERMAAIVLWLMGGFSGASASAAGSAWIGAAAVTLPAWWWGRELDAMSLGEGRAALLGVNEKRLRLVLLGAASLAASLVVAHFGIIGFVGLVGPHLLRLLAGPAHRTLLPLAFVAGCLLLAGADGAAQQLGELPVGVVTALAGGPVFCWILLRTRGRASS, encoded by the coding sequence GTGCCCCTATCGGAATCCGCCACCGGCACCAGTACCGGTCCCGAACATTCCCAGGGCGGTTCTCTTTCCGCCGGTGATGACACCCTCAGCCGCATGACCGCTCTGGAGGCATCCCGCCGGAGAAGAGCGCTGCAGCTCGGAGCACTGCTCCTTGTCGGCCTCCTCCTGGTGGGAACCTGGCGGCTCCTCGCGGGCCCCATGGACGTCCCTCCCGGAGCAGTGCTCTCTCTCCTGAACCCCTTCGCCGACGTAACAACCCTGCCACAGCAGCAGGCCCTGGTGGTGCGCACCGTCCGCCTCCCCCGTCTTCTGGCGGCCACCGCATCGGGGGCGGCCCTCTCCGTCTCGGGCGTCGTCCTCCAGGCGCTGCTGGGCAATCCGCTTGCGGAGCCCTACACCCTGGGCATCGCCGCGGGAGCTGCCCTGGGAGCTTCCCTCGGAATCTTCCTCGGCGGTATCTGGGTGCCCGCCGCAGCCTTTTGCGGCGCCGCCCTCGCCCTTTCCCTCGCCTTCACCCTCGCCTGGAGATCCGGCGGTAATTCTCCCGTGCATCTCGTCCTGGCGGGCATCGTGGTAAGCGCCATCCTTTCCGCGGGAGTGACACTCCTCAAAGCCATCTCGGAGGAGCGCATGGCCGCCATCGTCCTCTGGCTCATGGGAGGATTCTCCGGCGCTTCCGCCTCCGCGGCGGGCTCCGCCTGGATCGGCGCGGCCGCCGTGACGCTTCCCGCCTGGTGGTGGGGGCGGGAGCTGGACGCCATGTCCCTCGGAGAAGGACGGGCGGCGCTCCTCGGCGTGAACGAAAAGCGGCTCCGCCTCGTTCTCCTGGGAGCGGCATCCCTGGCGGCTTCCCTGGTGGTGGCTCATTTCGGCATCATCGGCTTCGTCGGTCTCGTGGGTCCCCACCTCCTGCGCCTTCTCGCAGGCCCTGCCCATCGCACCCTCCTCCCCCTCGCCTTCGTCGCGGGATGTCTCCTCCTCGCCGGCGCGGACGGAGCAGCCCAACAGCTCGGCGAACTTCCCGTGGGAGTCGTGACGGCCCTTGCGGGAGGCCCCGTCTTCTGTTGGATTCTTCTGCGCACCCGGGGGCGCGCCTCCTCGTGA